The Lytechinus variegatus isolate NC3 chromosome 1, Lvar_3.0, whole genome shotgun sequence nucleotide sequence GTCTGGCATAAATTCAAGCCCTGCTAATCCACTATTGGAAAGTAATGATGATAGTCACAATATGTTTCTTTTTAAGGACACAATTCTCTTTCTCTTGTGTAAGTatctatattctttttttttaaataaatattctaGTGGCATGCTAAACAATCAGCTAAGTACCATTACCAATCCTCTCAACCTTTCTGCTATATCATTCTACCTGCCATTTTGCTTTCCAGTCTTCACCATTTCAAAACCGCTTTGCTCTAAATGATATTTTCTGCAAATATAATTTTCCCTGTCATTTCCAATCCTCACTAAAAGAAATCACTTTGCCATACATTTAATCATCATTtataaagtatacatgtatgtcattgtCACTATTTATCAATCCTAACTGCAAATTAATTAATCTAACAGTCACTAGAATAGATATTAACAATTGATACATTGCGATATTTTGTTCTGTATATGTTGGTATCATTATTAGATGgatatgtgtttaaatattaaGTCTGGATAATTGTTATTTCATCCTGCATTTAAAGTAAGGTATAATCCTCAAAACTCATCATTATAGTTCAAACAgttcggggggggggctcgaGGGAATGGTCTACGTTTCATGCCCTCCTACATAAATGCTACAGCATCATGTACACTCATAGTACTCATTACagagaaaaataatttgtatctATCTAAAAGATAGTGATCGAAGTATCAGACAATGTGTTGAATGAGATTTTAAATGAATCAAAGGTATCTCGAAATAAATATATTGATGTGCAAACCTTTCCTGTAAACTCTccaatatcattttcaattttatatgtttttccaaaaaaaaggaCTTATGATATATTATGAATCAAATATTCTTTGATAAGTAGTTATTTAGTGATTGTTGAGACTAGTAGGCAATTATTACTGTTACATTTATGTTTAGATGTTTAAAAGTTTAGAATAAGATTTGTAAATGCTATTGTGATGATACATTATTCTACAGAACCTGTTCCTAAGGAAGTCACCGTCGTCCTCATCAAACCTGATGCTGTTGCCAATGGCCACGTTGATGATATCATTTCGAAGGTGAGTGCATTGCACATGGTTTGGATTCtaccaaaatattttgcaaatgaTCTCATGAAATTTAACATGTCATCTGATCCAAATTCTGAAATTGCTCTGTACATGGTCAACCTGCAGTCCTTTCCTTtcaatcggcttctttcttctTGCTATACCCAATAAGACCTTTGCACGAAACCTTCATTTGATTGAATGCAAATTAGAAGccacttattattttttgccaGTCAGAAAAGTGCATTAAGCAATTGGTCCTGTAAGCAAGAGTCGGTTAGATTCTCCTCTTTTTCATTCCTTTACTCTTTCCCAACTCAGAATTTTGATATACTGCATTATTCTGAAATAAGTAAAGTTTCTTTTTGAATTGACTAATTTTTGAACTGATCATTGTCTGTCACAATAGATCGAGGAGCATGGCTTCGAGATCCTAGCTACAGAAGACAAGACCCTTACAGAAGACGAAGCCAGGGAGTTCTACAAACAgcatgaagaagaagaacacTATGAGGAGCTTGTCACCTTCATGGCCAGTGGTCCCAGTAAGATCCTAGTCTTGACTAGAGGTGACACGGGGGAAGGCGTCGTGTCAGATGTCAGGAATCTTCTAGGACCGAAGGACATCGAGGTTGCTAAGGAGGAAGCACCTGAAAGGTCAGTGCCAACAGCACTTTAATGTTCTTTACATCACATGTTTACCTATTGCATTGGTGTAGAGATATgctcttaaaaatatttttgtctttcaaaatattatttggtcacatgatcaaagtcaaaggtcaattagggtcaatgaactttgaccatgttttgTCTGGGTCAACACGGAATCCTAACCAAGGATAGGTTTTTGAaattgaaagtatatggatctgtTGCATAAACTTACATAGATTGTTATCTCTTATCAGCAAATAGATGAATTAAATTTCAGGTCATTAgctgaaggtcaaaggtcaatgaattttgtatttcttcataaagtcattgttttttttttgtttttttttctaaagaaaactTATTAAtcttgtcattttcaaagtcagcactgctataGTGAATAGCATGATACAGGCTGAACATCAAGAGACATTCCACTGGGgtttttttatgtttgcttAATGAAAGATATACTTCTTTCTGTTTTCTCTTTCAGTTTGAGGGCTCAGTTTGGTACAGACAAGAAGATGAATGCAATGCATGGAGCAGACTCGTCTGAAACAGCAGCAAGGTAATAAAGTCTTCTGTgagaaatatttaaaagattATGGACGGAAAATATTTAATGACTATTAAGGCTAACCCTTGCTTCAATCAATTGTTTCATGATATGAATAGGCATGTTGCCATGGTATTCGGCCCATGAAATGGTCTTGTCTCTAACCTTGCTTGTTCTACCACTGCTTTATTCTGCCTGGCAAACAACGATCTAATTGTTTAATCTttcttgaattattattatttgacagAGAGCTGGCATTCCTGCTTCCGAACTTCAACATTCCCATTGTACCAGGAACTGGTCCTCCTCCCGCTATTGAGAAAACTTTGGCTCTCATCAGACCAAGTGCACTCAAGGACCACAAAGGTAAGTCTTCTTGCGGAATTCCAACTTAATACATCATTATAATTTATAGTAACAAATAATCTGTATGTATGTAGttacaaataaaatgtattatattagGTTTGCAAGTtctaatatatttatttctttttttcatcttttttgttgaaatttgcCGATGGCGCTTTTGCGGTCATAAACAGCTTATAATCAAGTAATTTGAATCTGTAAAAGCAAAAACACTTATTCATTCTCAAAAGTGAAGAAAATTAGTCAGGTCATGGATATAGTATGCCTTATTGAAGACAAAGGAAAACTGGCAGTTCATTgcaagtttcatttattttttactttattctTTCCACACCTCCCTATTATGTAGAatttcatgtacaaaaatgaaattatttctcTTATAAATCATAACCCATCTCCAGGATACATTAATTGCCCTATTAGATAAATTACAGTAGTGAAAACATTTTCATAGCATTAACATTTAAAAGGGTATAATTGTAATTATAAAATTTATACTGTTTATGATCAGATGAAATGATACAAAAGATTCAAGAGGCTGGATTTGAGGTCTGCCTTCAGAAGATGGTACAACTAACAGAAGAACAAGCTAAAGAATTCTATAGAGAACAAGAAGGTACTCCACACTTTGAAGATCTCATCAGGGAGATGACAAGGTAAGACCCTACAGGCTTTAACTTGtgatggtagtagtggtagtagtagtagtagtagtagtagtagtagcagtagtagtagtagaagtagcagtagtagtagcagtagtagtagcagtagtagtaggagtagtagtagtagtagtagtagtaggagctATTACCGTAgcagtggtagtaatagtagtggtagtagttgtagttgtagttgtagtagtagcagtagttgtaggagtattagtagtagtagtagaagcagcagcagcggtggtggtggtggtagtagtagtagtatgttAATAGTAGCGGTGGTAGTTGTGGTAGTGGTAGATTGTTATCATTACTAGAagaagtagtggtagaagtggcgatggtggtgttggtggcacagatgagtaaaaaaataagattaacAAAATGTAGTTGGTCGATATCTTCATTAGATCTCTAATTATTCTTAAGATTACTGATTATGCAATTCATACCATTAAATATAATTGCTCGACTTCAACCAATATCATTCTTTTCACCCCTTTGAAACAAAGTTTGTAGAGGTTATGTAGGAATCAGCAGACGTTTGGTCAGTTTAAAATATTGCGGGTTGAATTACTTCAATTTCCAAACGACatctttttgtgtgtgtcagaaatcatgttgccatggtaacaatgttatatggcaaaatttggTAAAATCTTGTAGtttgaactacatgtaatttctCAGTTTGCATTGAGTATTATATTTAATCAACCAAAAGCACCAACCCCATGATTGATCACTAATCTTAATGTAACAGGGCCCTGAACAGcaagaataaaacatttcttttggACATTATTTAATCAAGTAACTTCTATATTCCCCTATATGCCCTGATGTATACAGCCATTTTATCAACCTTATTAAGGTTTATCTCTTGATTCCCTTTACCTCATTGTTTGATATTAGTGGTGAGGTTCTAGCCCTAGGTCTTGCCAAGGAATCGGCCATTCAATCTTGGAGAGATTTCATCGGACCAACCATAATTGATGAAGCCAAAGAAAAAGCTCCAGAgaggtaaaaataaaatcattcaaataaatacattagagaaatttgaataaaaaaaataagtagatgaataaacatattgagTATTAAATGCATATATATTAGAAAAGTAGGAAAGACTAGGTTTAATTGCATTATTGTGTGTGAATTTGTAGGGAAGGTGATATATGTTTCCTATCTGTTCATAACATTCCGGCCTCAAAATACTTCAAAATGTTGTTAATTGCTCTGTCAAACTTAACTTAAGTTTCAACTGAATCACATATGTTTCAGTTTTTGAGCAACTTTTACCTGTGTGATTGTTACATGCATGCACACTGCTGAGCAATTGTTGCTGAACAGCTATTGCTATTGTACGTTTTGTTCTATTTTGTACGTCtaaaatctgtgtttttgagattgaaaaaaagGTGATGAATAATCTGTTGTCTTGATGTGGTATTTCAGTTTACGAGCTCAATATTCCATCCCCGATGCTCAAATCAACGTTGTCCATGGTAGTGACTCGGTAGAAACAGCAGAGAAGGAACTAGGGTTCTTCTTCCCCAAACAGACCACGTTAGCTGTTATTAAACCTGATGCAGCTGGGGAACATAAAGGTGAGGGTTTTTATTTCTATCTCCATAAACcctaaggcccgtattctgaagtcaggtttaacttagaccatggtctaagtctgtGCTAAAATTTTGGGGAGCCAAAATTTCTaacattctgtttatattgtatatttcttatgtttactattttgtttccgtttgctttcataatgatgaaaaatactttagttatcattcccagacaatttggGTGTCGTATGAGTTAATTAATTGGAAGTGTGCTGTTaaggatttgtgccccaattggctctccatagttgaaccacaactttaaaccatgGTTAAATTTAAATCAGAGTTCAGAACATGGGCCTATATGTCAGggaaaaaattaatttattttccagGGCTATTTTTGAGCTCACTAGCCCAAATATCCTAATttgtgttaaagtttacattggaCCCTGTATGaatttcaggggctccattttagttttccagggctcttcatggcatttcaggggcaaaatcgccccgagccccgtGTATTTTTTTCCCTGCTATATGTATCTAAATAGGCTTGTTGATGGTTTATTGTGGGATCCCAATGTATTGCTAAGATAAAAGTTTATGCCATgcaataaaatgcattttatctCCTTGCAGTTTGGACCTTTTGTGGTGTCATACGGCATAAACAGTTTCCATAAATAGTAGCCTGATTACAGATCATGATGTGGATATGATCCTCCATGGAAAATTTGCTAATTTCTATTGGGCTGTCttaaattaatttataaatatgtgggtttatttattcacttttcGATGGTTTTAATGTACAATGCTTCCAATGTATTTTTCTGAGTGTAAATGAATAATGACTCAGCTTGGCTACCAATTcaggtgctcacagctttttgaggaattacttcttATCGggacccatttacctcacctgggttgagtgcagcacgtTGTGGATCATCTCTTGCTGAAGGAAGTCACACCATgcatggctaggattcaaacccaagaccctctgtttcaaagtccagagactaatccactgggccacaataaAGCACTTATTGGCTGGTAACACATCTTTTGTTTCACCTTGCAGAGGCCATCATTGAGAAGATCAAGGAAGCAGGATTTAACATCAGTCTGCAGAGAGATCTAGAGTTGAACAAAGAACTGGCATCGAAGCTGTACTTGGAGCATGAAGGCAAGGAATTCTATGAGAACCTCATTGAACACATGTCTAGGTATGTACAGGGATTGAGGGTTTCAGTTTCAGAAGAGTTTGGAAAGGTTTCATGAAAGCATTATCTGCAAGAAAgcgtggagatgatgatgatgatgattatgatgatttgatgatgatgatgatgatgatgatgatgatgatgatgatgatgatgatgatgatgatgatgatgatgatgatgatgatgatgacaatgttaATTTATTGGTAAAtgataatagaaaaatatttctaaaGTGCATATCAATTCCAATCCGATCCTGCAGTGGTCTGTCGATGGTGATGGTCCTATCTCGTGAGGATGCTGTTGACGGCTGGAGAACTCTGATGGGACCTACAGATCCTGAATACGCTAGGGAACATGCTCCGGAGTCGTTGAGGGCGTTGTTGGGTAAAGACGTCCTACAGAATGCTGTTCATGGCAGCTCTAACCCAGAGGAAGCCAAGACCAGGATTGAGAGACTTTTCCCAGATGTAGAAGTACTGCCCGGAGGAGAGGTCAAAGGTGAGTTGACATGAGGTCAAAGGCCAGTAGTCCATGGTATCACCAGCTAAGCAACCGAGCAACCCAAGTGGAGCTCGTGCTCAGTGTAGTCGGAGGGATGGGAAAGGTTTTAGCATTTGCCTTGACACGGTTAGAATACTTGTGACCTTGGAAAACCCCTTccaaagttcttgtaatttggAAAAATACCTACAATAATttactgggtttttttttcagggatATTACAGGTAATTAGCTATCATACTGGCAAAATTAcaaggtattttctgatcggggtactTGAGAGTAGACTTCCTGATCGGATTCTACCAGGTAGTCTCAGTTTTTAGTAGGTCCAACACCATTTTGatatattgtaatgtattggaATACATTGCAATCACATTTAAACTGCTTAGGATTCATAGATAATTCTGAAAATTGTGTTATAATTCCTTAAATAAAAATCGTgttatatttcttcattttcactTATAACCAAGGATATGTTTCCTGTTGCAATGTGTCAATGTAATCTCTGTATGCATGAAATACAATATTGATTTACTTGCTGGATGAGATTTGAGCTTATTTTCTCTGATAATTGTTACTTAGCAGCGCAGTTTTTATTTAAAGAGCGGTTCCTTGGCGCATGTTTAAGCTTTAATTGACTTGtgtattttgacatattttctaCATTACTTTTGTTAtgcttaaaaaaacaaaaaataattgacTATATTTTGCAGAGCGCTTTACTGCAGTGCTTTAGAATTTATAAATTCTAGCAAACTTAAAGCAATTTTATTTCTGTGATACAAATAGTGGCTTAATTTCCATCCACTCctaaatttgtgcattttgaagTTGGCTGAGTTTTATCGGATCATACATATGATCAATTTGGCATATGGGTATCTGCCTGAAAGGATAGGCAGTAAACTTTCCCTTGCACATATACCTTCAGTTCTATTTAGTTCTCATAGATTCCATGAAAACTGAACTGATCTAAATTCTCTGAAATTATTCATTGAAACATGTTGGGAATTCAAGTGCATCCATAAACTCAGCATAAAACTCTCCATGTATTTGCTTGCTCtgttatactgtacatgtacatgctatcTTGTgattatgatacatgtatattatgcaaTTTAATACCCCAAAAATATGATTACAGAAcctttatcattattgtatttataacaatattaacaaaatatgcggaaaaaaattgattaagtTACTCCAACTTAGGCTtttcaataatgatgaatacaCGTACCTAAACAGTATTAAAGCATTTGTATTTTAAATCTGGAATCTCTCCGTCTCACCATAGCGTAAATCATGCTTACTCTAGTCCTTAAATGAAAGAGAATAGTCAAAGAAAGTGAAGTTCATAGTAATGCATACAGGAGTAAAGAACAGTGGGTTCCCTTTGAAACGTATACATTGTAAGCCAAGTTTCTATCACACATGTATTAGACTCCATAGCCAGTATGACAATGGAACAGTCAGAGGGTGAgatatatgaattttcaaaatgacaCTCAAATTTGGTATATTCACTCACAAtagatttgttaattttatctattcaaaattgaaatttcagtgGATGTATATTGGTGTATGTGTGTTTGCATGTCAGCTTTGCCAATTAAAACTTGCATTGCAATTTTTGCATTTCCCTTCTTCTCAGTTCTCTGTGTATGCATGAGCTTTAATtgtgatgattttattttcttctttctttttttttttgctttcatttatAAAATTCCTATAATCTTTTTGTTTATACTAATATAAGCTTTATTGGAATAGTCCAGTGCATGCtcatcatttttgtatttttctgatAGCCACCAATATCTTACAGTTAGTTACCATAGCTTTACTTTTCATCAAACTCAGCTGAAAGCCTTAATTTTCTGTTATGATTTAATTTTACTTTCATCCTTTGCCAGCAgaatatatattatcatttacAGTGATCACAAACAACATCAAGCAAATAGttatttcaattcattaattAGACCATCATAAACAACATGCAAAACAAGAGTATTCACAGAGtaacttaaaacaaaaattacattgaTGGTTTCTATGGTTAATAAGCCCCTATGGTCCATAGTCATTGCATTTAAATGGTATACAACTGCTTAACCTATCCTGCCATATCACTTGTTTGGATGGGCACCATCCAGGCTGGGCAGTGTCACGAGAAATGCCGTACTGTACAAgatttttgcttgcttgttctttatgattatcttttttctttcatcatattttattttatcatctcCCAGTTCATGCATGATGTATCCTGGAAGTGTGTCGCCTTACTTTATTCCTGAAACTACTGCATttactgaaatttcatcaaatatatttttttattgcagtATTCGCTTTCTCAGAGTTGCAATAGTATGATTGCATTTGAATTAAGATGTTTAAACTTATATAGccctgtattctgaacttgaGAGTTTTATTTGAACTCTGgtctgagttttttttttttcaatctatggatagccaattgtgaaaCGATTCTCTAGAGTAAAGGTTCAATTCACCTACTTATTcaacatttaaaggggaagtttaccctgacaaaaagtttattgtatacatagcagaaaaaataataaaaaatattgccgaaggtttgagaaaaattcatcaaataattaaaaagttattagaattttaattatttgatttgtgacgtcatatgcgagcagcattcctacatagcgaatggtaaaaaatcaatgaaatgtcattttctcagaaaattgaaaatggttttcactgtaacttttgtatatcaatagacaaatcatttcacacccgatcatgaaaagaaaacaaaattaagtcatcaggaaccatacaaaatttgaaattcatacattttatattacataacacatggggcagctgctggtttatgacgtcacaaatccaaaattttgaactctaataactttcttactctttaacggattttcctcaaaccttcaccaatattttttactattttttctgctattttcacaaaaaagttttcttcagggtgaacttcccctttaaatcagTCATAACTTTACAGGAATGATGATTAGAATAGtaattacaaattaattgtATGATATAATTGTGTACTGTTGGCgttatcaaataatatttttttttactaacttGTAAATTAGTATTAAACATCAAAGTTATATTTCATCACAGCATGTTCATTTTGTAATACAGTTCATCAACTCTATTGCTATCTGAATGTAGGTATGTCTTAAACCTTGCTTTAAATTACTTTTGAAATTCACACTTTCATGTACTTTTCTCTtgtcttctttttatttccagtgaaaggagaaggagaaggtgagttcattttctttttaggcATTGTAAATAAACTTAAAACTACTTAAATGGTGTTTTAGTAATATATGGAATAAAGTAGGTACATGTAATTggatatttcatgttttattagatattttattttcaagtccAGTGGACCAAagtattctttttaatttatctATTCCTTTTTTACAGAATCTTTTAATCTGTTATGATTATTTGTCTCGGGCACACCTTTAACATCATCCAAAAGACATGACATGATGACAAAGAAATGTAGAATAAGCCTTGCTCAGGGTCATATTAAGTGCCATGGTTAGGGTTTGAACCCCAGACTTTCCTGTGTCTGATCTTGTGTGTTTAAACATCATACTTCATGTCATCTTAAGGACAAAAttatcttctttctcttctgcCATGACAATTATATGTGTTGCCATTTTTTGGTATATTTATCACGTAGTATATTcgatgatatatttcatttggGTATAAATTCATATCAATTTCTCTTGACATTTGCAGAGGGTGGAGAGCAACAAGCAGAACAGCCTGCTGGTGAATCAGGGGAACAACAAGCAGAGGGGGGTGAACAGCAAGCTGCTGAAGGAGGTAAACGTTTTGTCTCCGATGGTGtgctttcatattttattttttgtccccccccctcccttttcaGTCTTCTCACAAGAGTTATGCATGTTGCCCATAGAATGCCTAAGTCTGTATGTCATCTAAGTAAATTATATGTATGTCAAAATCTGCACTCTGAACAACAAATGCAAGAGATGCTTCAtagtgaatgaatgattgattgaagtTTCACAAGATGTACTTCAGCAAGGCAAATTCAAAACATATGCATGTTGCATGCAATACGTAATGATACTTCATTGCTTGTATCCAAATCCTGAGTAAGTTTGTGTTTGAAAAGCCTGTgcactttgttttgttttgttttgtaacgAAAATGTTTGTCTCTGTATTGCACCCTTGTGTGTTCTAACTTGCACTTAATGTAAAGAAGGAACCTCTCAAGAACAACAGGGTGAAGCGGAAGGCGTAGAGTCCGAGCAACAAGGGGTAGCTGGAGAAGGTACTGATGGTGAGGCTCAACAGGAGGAAGGTGGTCAAACGGAAGAAGGTCAAACACAGGAAGCGCAGGCTGAACAACAAGCTGAAGCTGGAGAGGAGAAGAAGGCGGGCGATGATGAAGCTCCACCCACTGATGCCCCGCCCACAGATGCTGCGGAAGATCAAGCCGATGCGGAACAAGATCATGGTCAGAAGGAGGAGCAGGAAGATGGTGAAGGTACCTAGCCGTGCTTGGTGTCCAGGAACTCTTCTGCATGCATCTTTCAAGCTTCAGCATTTTATTCATGCTTCTCACTTTCTGTTCTGCTTTTTATTCCATCATTACTAATATGTCATTTGCATGCACCTTTGTTGCCTATTAACAcgattattattttctttgttttagcATTCTACCCTTGCATCAGTCTACATTTAGACTTGTATTCAGCCATCTCCTACTAGATTGTATCCCCCCCCCTGAATTGGTGCCGAATTGTTGCAATCTGTAAATTATAATTCCATTGGGACCAATTGAAGATGCTGAAGACATTGAAGACATTTGGATCAACTGGTCCCATTAGACATCAATTGGTCTTCAATTGGTCCCTCGTTGAATTCTAATGGGGCCAGTTTGCCCAATTGAGACCAATTGACCCTACAATAGAAACTCGACTGGTATCTAATTTTGACCCGTTGAAACccattgaaaccaattgaaaatcCAATAGGTATTGGTCTTCAATTGGTCATCACAATGAATTCTAATGGGGCCAGTTTACCCAATTGAGACCAATTGACCCTACAATAGGATCTCAATTGGTATCTAATTTGGACCCATTGGACCTTTTGAAACCCACTGATACCAATTGAAtccaaattgaaaattcaatggATGTTCAATGGGTTTCAATTGGAATTTTGTCCTGAGATGAATCAGACATTTCATTATGTTTTATGTTTGatatttcagcaatatttttataCTCCATTGTTCACTTAGAGGGTTGCATTCATTGGCAATTATTCTACAGAGTACTCtgaaaaatatgttgattacatacCGTGCCATCcttttttgataaaattgatatacatttgtgttattttgatttcttgacaaaaggatatacatgtagaccctaaatatcagaaaatgtcATTCCATGTTGTTTATCCTTGGGGTTCATAACTGTTTCTTAGATTTGTTTTTGCAACCATAACCGAGGCAGAAAACTTtcatctctttctttttatctctttc carries:
- the LOC121421439 gene encoding thioredoxin domain-containing protein 3 homolog isoform X9 encodes the protein MPAKKEQIALQKEILNQEMWDELLSLEGLTVIDVYQKWCGPCAAVLSIFKRLRNEIGDDLLRFAVAEADSIESLEKYRGKCEPSFLMYGSGHLVNVIRGANAPALFKNVERELKQEHKVLEEGVERVVIKDPLLAAFEAEEQQAAQAEELEKKRLEEEARIKELKELGEEGEVSVRPISQGTIDTMMHDRQAGSETEPVPKEVTVVLIKPDAVANGHVDDIISKIEEHGFEILATEDKTLTEDEAREFYKQHEEEEHYEELVTFMASGPSKILVLTRGDTGEGVVSDVRNLLGPKDIEVAKEEAPESLRAQFGTDKKMNAMHGADSSETAARELAFLLPNFNIPIVPGTGPPPAIEKTLALIRPSALKDHKDEMIQKIQEAGFEVCLQKMVQLTEEQAKEFYREQEGTPHFEDLIREMTSGEVLALGLAKESAIQSWRDFIGPTIIDEAKEKAPESLRAQYSIPDAQINVVHGSDSVETAEKELGFFFPKQTTLAVIKPDAAGEHKEAIIEKIKEAGFNISLQRDLELNKELASKLYLEHEGKEFYENLIEHMSSGLSMVMVLSREDAVDGWRTLMGPTDPEYAREHAPESLRALLGKDVLQNAVHGSSNPEEAKTRIERLFPDVEVLPGGEVKDSIASMTMEQSEVKGEGEEGGEQQAEQPAGESGEQQAEGGEQQAAEGESGAEQTEQAPAAEETQQTQEGEEKKEEQTEEAPAAEGGEAAATEGETQAAEGGETQAAEGGETQAADGGEAQAAEGGETQATEGGETQAAEGGGGDAKPEEAAQNEEQTAS
- the LOC121421439 gene encoding thioredoxin domain-containing protein 3 homolog isoform X8, with product MPAKKEQIALQKEILNQEMWDELLSLEGLTVIDVYQKWCGPCAAVLSIFKRLRNEIGDDLLRFAVAEADSIESLEKYRGKCEPSFLMYGSGHLVNVIRGANAPALFKNVERELKQEHKVLEEGVERVVIKDPLLAAFEAEEQQAAQAEELEKKRLEEEARIKELKELGEEGEVSVRPISQGTIDTMMHDRQAGSETEPVPKEVTVVLIKPDAVANGHVDDIISKIEEHGFEILATEDKTLTEDEAREFYKQHEEEEHYEELVTFMASGPSKILVLTRGDTGEGVVSDVRNLLGPKDIEVAKEEAPESLRAQFGTDKKMNAMHGADSSETAARELAFLLPNFNIPIVPGTGPPPAIEKTLALIRPSALKDHKDEMIQKIQEAGFEVCLQKMVQLTEEQAKEFYREQEGTPHFEDLIREMTSGEVLALGLAKESAIQSWRDFIGPTIIDEAKEKAPESLRAQYSIPDAQINVVHGSDSVETAEKELGFFFPKQTTLAVIKPDAAGEHKEAIIEKIKEAGFNISLQRDLELNKELASKLYLEHEGKEFYENLIEHMSSGLSMVMVLSREDAVDGWRTLMGPTDPEYAREHAPESLRALLGKDVLQNAVHGSSNPEEAKTRIERLFPDVEVLPGGEVKDSIASMTMEQSEVKGEGEEGGEQQAEQPAGESGEQQAEGGEQQAAEGGEKPAEEDTQQTQEGGEDKPAEPAEEAAPAASEESGAEQTEQAPAAEETQQTQEGEEKKEEQTEEAPAAEGGEAAATEGETQAAEGGETQAAEGGETQAADGGEAQAAEGGETQATEGGETQAAEGGGGDAKPEEAAQNEEQTAS
- the LOC121421439 gene encoding thioredoxin domain-containing protein 3 homolog isoform X6, producing MPAKKEQIALQKEILNQEMWDELLSLEGLTVIDVYQKWCGPCAAVLSIFKRLRNEIGDDLLRFAVAEADSIESLEKYRGKCEPSFLMYGSGHLVNVIRGANAPALFKNVERELKQEHKVLEEGVERVVIKDPLLAAFEAEEQQAAQAEELEKKRLEEEARKPVPKEVTVVLIKPDAVANGHVDDIISKIEEHGFEILATEDKTLTEDEAREFYKQHEEEEHYEELVTFMASGPSKILVLTRGDTGEGVVSDVRNLLGPKDIEVAKEEAPESLRAQFGTDKKMNAMHGADSSETAARELAFLLPNFNIPIVPGTGPPPAIEKTLALIRPSALKDHKDEMIQKIQEAGFEVCLQKMVQLTEEQAKEFYREQEGTPHFEDLIREMTSGEVLALGLAKESAIQSWRDFIGPTIIDEAKEKAPESLRAQYSIPDAQINVVHGSDSVETAEKELGFFFPKQTTLAVIKPDAAGEHKEAIIEKIKEAGFNISLQRDLELNKELASKLYLEHEGKEFYENLIEHMSSGLSMVMVLSREDAVDGWRTLMGPTDPEYAREHAPESLRALLGKDVLQNAVHGSSNPEEAKTRIERLFPDVEVLPGGEVKDSIASMTMEQSEVKGEGEEGGEQQAEQPAGESGEQQAEGGEQQAAEGEGTSQEQQGEAEGVESEQQGVAGEGTDGEAQQEEGGQTEEGQTQEAQAEQQAEAGEEKKAGDDEAPPTDAPPTDAAEDQADAEQDHGQKEEQEDGEGEKPAEEDTQQTQEGEAPAAEQTEQTQEGGEDKPAEPAEEAAPAASEESGAEQTEQAPAAEETQQTQEGEEKKEEQTEEAPAAEGGEAAATEGETQAAEGGETQAAEGGETQAADGGEAQAAEGGETQATEGGETQAAEGGGGDAKPEEAAQNEEQTAS